The Prionailurus bengalensis isolate Pbe53 chromosome E2, Fcat_Pben_1.1_paternal_pri, whole genome shotgun sequence region acttttgagagacagagagagacagagcatgagcaggggaggggcagagagaggaggagatagaatcccaagctggctccaggctctgagctgtcagcccagagcccgatgcggggctcgaacccacggatcatgaaatcatgaccagagccaaagtcaaatgcttaaccgactgagccacctaggcaccccacgaATTTCCCCATTTCATAAGGACACCAGACGTATCCGATTAGGGCGGAGCCTGgtggcctcattttaactcaatTACCTCTACAAAGatgctatttctaaataaggttaTATTCTGATGTCCTGAGGGTTCGGACTTAGCGTCTTTTTGAGGCGACATCATTCAACACGCAACATCTCCCAAGCTCCgttccctgccctcctggaagATCTTTGAGCTGTTCGGGATCCTTTCATCTATTTCTTTGCTGCTTAAATCAGCTCGAAGCAGTTTCTGTTGCTGTAGCAAGAACCCTGCCCGATTCACGTGACTGAGTGTCCTCTTTTTATAACTTGCTATAGCTCCTGCCTTTTACTATAGACGGTGAGCTGGCAAAGAGGGAGGCTGTGAATCCCTGTATTTTTCCAAGTTGATTGCGACAGGATCTCTGCTGCAGTATGAACTTGCATTCTTTTAGGTAGTAGAAGGGTCTAATGCCCCTCCCTCGAATCTTCGCTAATCTTAGTGGCTTGCTTGTAATCAAAAGAATACAATGTAAATGCTGCTGTGTGACTCCCCAGGCTAGGTCGGAAGAAGCCAGGGAGCCTCTGCCTTGGTCTCTTGGAACTTGGAACCtgctctctgtttgttctccctaAGAACCCAGCCTCCATGTTGTGAGGGAGCCCGAGCAGTGACACTGGGGACACCACACGACAGTGATCTGGTGGATGGTCCCAGCTAAGTTCCCGGCTGACGGCCCGGACGAGCCTCCACACATGTGAGTGAAGACGCTTCTGGATGATTCCAGCCTCCAGCGTTTGAGCCAACCTCTCAGCCTCTGAGTCTTCTCATCCGAGGCCCCAGACATCATGAAGCGGACAGGCCCTCCCTGCCGCGCCTTGTCTGAATTCCTAATCCCCGAAATCGTGAACACAATACAATGGTGGTGGTTCTTATACCACTGGAACAGAGCCccacattctgtttcttcttccaggaagcaACAGTTCAAGGAACTGTTCCAGGAACTTCTTTCCAaagtttgctttttggtttttctctttcctggtcACTGGGACCAGCTATACTCTGTTCTTTAACAGAGCATCATCAGAGTCTTCTTCCATGGATTATATTTCTCCGTGTGtatctttttgagacagagagagggagagagagagagagagagagagagagagagagagagagagagaatcttaagcaggctccgtgcccagcgaagagcctgacacgggacttgattccatgactctgggatcataacctgagctgaaatcaagagtcagatgctcaaccgactgagccatccaggcgcccctccatgtgtATCTTTGATTAGATACAAATACATCTGAAAAAAGTGCTTTGAGAGGCCATTACACAAGCGGACAACAGccagaccatatataaaaataggatTTTGACCCACAGTCTGCAGTGCGCTGCCTAGAAAACCCACCCTCTTATAAAcagcccaggaagccagcctgCTTTGGGTCAGACTTAAAGGAAACAGGATTGCTATCTCCAGCGACCACCCAGGACCACAAACAGCCACTTCTGCAAGAATGGGCCTTAAATGGCCGGGACTTGATTAACAACCAACAGCCTCCCTAAGGTTCGTCCCTGCTTCTAACTTCGGACcaatcagagaaagccaaatacgcAGCCTAACCAATCGCCTTCTAGGTTCCCCGGGCCAACGGCCTCCAATCAGGGCACAGCTGAagccttctcttttttccaccaCGAAGCTTTCCCGCCCCCCTCTGCCTGTCTTTGAGCCTCTGCCCCAAATGCAAGCGAGAGTGGCTGACTCCCTCGCTAGAGCGAACTCCGAATAAATAGCCTTTGCTTTTCTCACTGGTCTCATTCTTTGCTGATTTCCACAGCCTCGAAAGCAGCAGCTTCGCATGCATTTGCCGACCAGTCCTCACCGCGACCCATGGTGGGAGGTGTAACCCGCTTTACAGACATTTGGGGACCAGAGGCTCTGAAAGGTTCGGCCGTTTGACGAAAGGGGAGTACTGCCGGTGAGTATGAAACCCGTGACACCATCCACTTAGCCCTCGATGGTGGTAGTTAATGATGAGGCAGAATCAAGTCATAAAAGCCTGGGTTCAAGGCTTGCGTCTGCTGCCCCTTAGCTGGGTGACCTGGGggaagttacttaaactctctgtgcctccgtttctccatctgtataatggggatcGTCGTGCCGTGGCTGGGAGGACACAAAGGGTAAATGCGTGTGAAACACCCTGCGCGTGGTTCAGGGAAGGGGAGCTGGGCTCTGTAGTTTACTGCCTCGGGCGTCAGAGGGCCCGGAAGGCTTGGAGGAACCCGTGCAAGGTTGCTTGAAGGTCCCAAGCCCCCACGACTAGATTTACGGGGGAACAGACACCAGCTGTAAACGACCGTGATCCTCCTCTGGCTTTTGAGCTTGGGTTAGGCTGCTTAACGGCTGCTGGATCTCGAGCGACTGACTTCATCTCGccgagcctctgtttcctcatccgtaCACTGGGGACAGCTATAGGACCTCCGTGCCCTGGGCCTTTCTCGTGCTGTCACAGGCTGCCCTGAGCCTGTGAGTCCTCCACTTGGGGAGTTCTGCCCGAGACTCCCTTCCTTAGCCTTTTTTAGCGCGTCGGCACGGTCACGTGAcccaggctccgggctcaggGACACGCCCACCCACCTATAAACGCTCCCCCCCCAGCACGGAGCTCTCTGTCCGTTCCTTTTGTACGCTCAGTGCCTGGAGCACAGGAGGGGCCCAATAGATGGCTTGTTGAATGCATGACTGAATGCatgtgtgagtgaatgaatgcagcCTGCcaatcccccccctccccccccccaggcaggGGTTCTGGGCCCCGGGCTGACACTGCGGGCAATGCTTGCTCTGGCTGGAGAGCTCCCTAAGTAGATTGCACCTTGTTTCTGGTTCTCGGCCTCCTGGGGGTTCTGCAAGCCCGCAGCAGCCTGTGTTAAGCCCCTTTCCAGCCACTAAAGGCACACAAATTCCTTGATGATTAAGAGAGATAAAGCGTGGGGATTGCCCGGGACCCAGGGAGAGCTCCCCACCACGTCCCCCACCCAGGGGTTGGATTTAGGGCCACCGCTGTCGTCGTATAAAAGCCCCGGGCTGCCGAGGAGACCCGTCCTGCCCTGAGGACACGCCCAAGCCCGTGCCTCTGTTACCTCcgtcttttcctttgctcttccTTTGGCCTAAGGGCTCTGCTTCCTGTTCCCTGGGCTCAGCCCTCTGGCATTTCCCACAAGGGAGTGGCTTCCACTGGGGCTGAGAAAGAACCGGGTGGCAGAGGGCCAGGGACAGGAACTCGGACCCAGCTGGGGCCTCGGTTTCTTGCCTTTCCCAGCcgcgtggtgggggggggggggggggcgttcgCCTCTCTGTAAAGTGACGATCATGCCATTTCTTGTGGGAACGGAATGAAGCGACATCAGCAAAGGTCTTGGCTTAGAGGTACCCTGCATCCAGTAAGTGCTCATAGACGAGAGGCGGAGCTACAAATACTTAcgaagtacctactgtgtgctaagcacTGCTCTGCCCCAGGGGATTCATGGCGAACAAAACAATAGATTCATATTATGATTTTTATGAGGAGAGCAGGTGTTGAGTCCTTGAGCATCTGTGCAGTCCTGATCCCCAGGCCTCTGACTTCCCATCTTGTTTGTTCTCCTTGATCCCAGCCCCTTGGACAAGGGGTAGACCCTTCACTCAAGGGGAAGGAAACCTCAGGCCAGGCTGGATCagccagattctgtctccgtctctctgtctctgcagctctctttctcttttttaatgcttatttatttttgagaggcagagggcGAGCGGGggatggacagaaagagagggagacacagaatccgaagcaggctccaggctctgagctgtccgtacagagcacggtgcggggctcgaacgcacgaaccggaagatgatgacctgagccgaagtcggacgcttaaccaactgagccacccaggcgccccagctctcttcctttccatcccTGCCTTTTGGAAGAAGAGATTCAAAATATGCAACGAAGCCTGGGCTGACACCCGGTTTGAGGTCTGGCAGGAATCCCCAGCCATGAAGACGAGATGCGGCCAGAGGTGGCGCCCCCTGGAGGAGAAGGGAGCACTTGCCTTTCCGACAACTTCTATTTCCCATCAGCTCTGCGGGGCTCCCCACCCATTCATTTTTTCAACAGTGTGTCTGGCCCCGTTCTAGGCTCCCAGGAGACAGCTGTGAACCCAGGCCTCCCAGGGCCGACATTCCAGGGGCTTCCTCCGGGGTTCTACAAGGCTCCCTACACTGTGAGTCATTGGCACAGAGCTTCTGTCCTTACAACCCGCGCCTGGGCTTGAAAACACCCCCCAGCGCTGGCCTAGGgtgtccctcctgctctcctgccTCAGGCGTGCTGGCCTCCTGCCTGCTCAGTGCATGAATCCCACAGCTTCTTGCCACTGGCCCTTTGCACAGACCAAACCCTCTGCCCGAACATCTCCCAAAACTCCTTTCCCCTCGACTTAGAATTATCAGTAATGATCAAGCGTGGTCGAAGGAGCACCTTTCCGGGGTAACCTCCATACTACTGCTATTTATAATTTCATCATCTCCGTGCGTGACTTTTCCTTCGCGGTCCCTGCACTGTTCCTGATGacctgttttgtgtgtgtgtgattattagTTAATATCTGTCTCTCCCGCCGGGCTGTGAGCCCCCGGAGGGCGGGGTCAGGGCTGCCTCAGTCTCCACTGTGTCCTAGCCCTGACCAGGGCAGTCCAGACGCAGAGGCGGCCTTGGGGCAGAGGCTCGTGGGGGAATCCTTGCTGAAGGAACCAGTGAATGAGCAGTTCCGCATCTCCGGAGGCAGCCGTGCATTTGAATCCCAGCCCTGAAGCTAATATTGGGGACATGCCTTAAACcgcctgagcctcagcttccttctgAATACAATGGAGATTTAACCATGGGTGGGGTAAACTGGGTACCAGATCGCTCCTCTGTTTCATACCCTCTAGTGGCTTCTCTCATTCTCCCCGTGGCCAACAAGCCCAGCCCCTGTGTGCCTCTCAGGCCTGGACCCCTAACACCCAACTCGCACACTGCCTTATGGCGACGGCATCCTTCTGTCTATATGCTTTGAACACACCAGGCTAGActtgccccagggcctttgcacttgctgttgcCTCTTCTGTCCCTCAGAAATCTGCAgggctcctttccttccttctgctcaaatgtcacttcttcagCAAGCTTACCTGATGACCTCCCGTCCCAGATTACATCATcctgtttaatctttttttgttttgttttgttttttctttactggGTAAATCataatctctctgcccctcaatttcctcatctgtaaaatgagtctGATGATATGTCCCACTCACAGGCCTGCagtgaggattcaatgagttaTACATAAAGCAAGCATGTGATAAGCACCAAATAAAGTTAGCACTGTTATTGTTAATGTCTCTGAAATATGGCCTTCATTTATCATTTCCGTGTTCATTATCGCCTCCCACATATGAATGGAGGTGaggaggttttctttctttctcttctctgggagGAAATGGCTAAGCTCCCAGACTCTGGCGTTATGactttgtgggatcaagtcccaatTCTACCATtgtctgtgcctcggtttcctcacctgtaaagtggaaACAAAAATCGTGCCTGCCTCGTGGAGTTTTTGGCCTAGAaaggtttcattcatttatttattcaacaaacattaactGAGAATCCATGgtgtcctcccccccaccccgccccgcacTGTGGTAGAGTTTGGACTTTTTGGATAAAAGGACCACtacgctcttgctctctctgaagaacattccatcctagTGAGACACGTTTGCAACGTGATAAGTCAGAGGACGTTATGAAAATCACAGAAGTAATGGCGTGATCAGAGTCCTCTGGGGACACAGATGGTTAATGACCAAgtctgcctggggggggggggtgctgagaagttcttttttttcccctggcgcttttgggggggggctgagaagttctcccccccccccccggcgctaTTGAGATGTTACTGGTATAGGACATTACACGGGGggttttaaagtaaattaaaatttaaagttgacttatttattttcaaggaatctctacacccaacatggggttcacactcacaaccccgagaccaagagttacatgctcttccagctgagccagccagggggctgtatctttttttttaaagatccaaaTGAGTTAATAccgagcagtggttctcaatcaggGGTGACATTTGGCATTGTCGGCAGGCAATTCTGGTTGTCACAGCTGGAGGAATCctcctggcatctagtgggtagaggccggGGAAGTCTCTGAATATCCTACAGCGCGCAGAACAGCCCTGTGCTACAAAGACTCAGCGGGTCCGAAATGTTAACAGGGCCCAGGGCGAGAGGCTATGCTCTCGCGTAAGTGTGCCCAAGTGACGAGTGCCCAGGAATTGCTGGCCATCGCCATTGTCCACGGCCCCCTCTCTAGCACTTTGCCCCGAGTGGATTGCTCCCTTAGGACCACGTACAccgtaggagctcaataaatatccTATTAGGGAAGCCGTGGGAGCAGTAAAAGAGACCGTGTGTTCCCCAGGGCCCGGCTCAGGCTCTGGCGCAAGGCAGGCGGTCAATAGATATTTTATCAGTGAGGATCAAGTGATAGattcagggcctggcacacagtaggtgctcaatcagTAGGCGTTGAACGGGTGAAGGAGAGCGCCAAACGAGGCGGTATGGGCACAGATCCTGGCCTTGGGAGATGTCAGGGCGCGTGAGCCTCCCCACTTCCTTGCTCGGCGGGGCAACACTCACCCTCCACCTGGACCTTGGTCTTGGCCCTCATGGTCCAGGCAGGATTGATGGTGACAGCGACCTGGTAGGTGCCGCTGTCGGTGGGCTGGGCCCGATGCAGCAGCATGGAGCCATTGGGGAAGCCAACGATGTCACGCTGCCCCATGGCACTGCCGTCCCTCTGGGGCCGCTGAAGCTCGGGGATGTAGGTGAAGAGCATCGTGCCACCATGGGCCTCCTCCCCCAGGTACCAGTTGAAGTCCTGAAAGGTGTCTGGGATGCCCCGGACAGACAGGAGCAGGTCCTGGTTCTTTTGAGGATGCTCTGGAATCTTCTGGATGCGGAGGGCAGCCCGGGAGCCTTGGGGGACCCAGAGGGCCAGGATTGAGGCTGCGGGGGGGTTACAGGGGTGGCCTGACATCAGAGGTGTTGGGCAGGGATCATAGCATTTTCCtccctctgtgtcctcatctgggGACAAGGATTCTGAATGGTGTTCAGGGGAAGCAGGGCTGGggttgattagtgatgtctgccccGGGGTCAGGAGTGGGAACCCAGACATGAAAGCCACAGGTTTCTTATCCCATTGGCCCAGCAGATTTTTCTGCCCTAAGGTGCTATGTGGTCTGCTTCTAAACTCATGGACtctctgaattcattcattcattcattcattcatctaaccAATACTTACGGACATACATATTAGTTATGTTATAGTACCAATTATATATGATATGTCTAAAATTCTCTAGATTTCTAGGCACAGGGGATACAgcacagaaacaaatacaaattaattcCTGTCCCCATGATGGTCCGGGGAAAGGCTCCCGTGTTGCTGAACCTGCCCGGTTGCGGGTACAGCCTTGTACCAGGCAGTCCGATCCTGACCTCAGTAAATTACCAGCAACAGTTTTTTTCTGGGGTTTGAATTTGCAATAATGGGCGTGAACATTCTAGCCGCAGTTTGATGATCACGTATGATACTGCAAATAggacgaacacacacacacacacacacacacacacaaccccctCTCGCCAGCCcccaaacagacaaacaaaattcCTGTCCTCGTGGTCCTGACATTCTAGAAAGTTCCCTAGTTAAAATTAGGGATGGGGTGTGATTCTACAgctccccatcctccccagccctccccgaTCTTCCTCTTAATAACGTCGTCTTCCCTGACCATCCTTCCCTTCTTCTAAGAGGAAACCTCAGCCCCTGGGCTGAGTCCTGCCTTCCCCCCTCAGCCCTGGGGTGTGTTTCCTCCTTACCTGAGAGCAGGAGGCCCTTCGAGAAGTGGCGTCGGGCCCCCTCAGGACTTGCCATCTTGGTGGCGGGGGCCACTGCGGGCGCTCAGCGGGCACTCGGCTGGCAGAAGTGGGCCAACTCAGTGGGGGTCCTGGGCGTGCCTCCCAGACCTGGCCGAGGCTGACCAAGCCCCAGCACCCCCTTTCCACAGGCTCCGGAGCCTTCACCTGTGCTCCCTGGGATGGCTGCCGACACTGGTTGAACCGGTTTTCCAGGGTGACTGGGGAGCTTCCTGGGGCTTCCCAGGACTCCTCCCTTAATCCTCTCcaacctctctcttctccccacccagtGTGACTGAGCAATCTCCCCGGGCCAGGCAGCTCCCCGCATGTAGCCCCAACATAACGCCAtgtgcccatttcacagaggaggaaactgaggctcaagggaGGAGGCAAGTCTACCAGTAGGTGGAGATGTGACTTCACCTGTGGCTGGCTTACTCTAAAGAAAGCTTTTAGCATAGTTTTTCAAAAGCATCATtcgttcatccatccattcattcattccaacacACGCTCCTTATGcccagccccatgctgggtggtGCTGAGGACACAGTGACGACTGAGACAGC contains the following coding sequences:
- the CEACAM19 gene encoding carcinoembryonic antigen-related cell adhesion molecule 19 isoform X3, which produces MASPEGARRHFSKGLLLSASILALWVPQGSRAALRIQKIPEHPQKNQDLLLSVRGIPDTFQDFNWYLGEEAHGGTMLFTYIPELQRPQRDGSAMGQRDIVGFPNGSMLLHRAQPTDSGTYQVAVTINPAWTMRAKTKVQVEEKHKEPPITHLPMSAGIMVAIIIGSLAAGALFIGSIAHLLLTRSWRGQSHRTTTTEEPEAHPNHNAGDENIYEVMPSPTLLVSPLGDPGSANTAMPLPLPENHHYQDLLNPDPAPYCQLVPRP